From the genome of Desulfobaculum xiamenense, one region includes:
- a CDS encoding 4Fe-4S dicluster domain-containing protein has translation MSTVNVDVKLGVNKFFVDEGNPHIELVENPDLAEFAKLEKACPAGLYKRDEAGNIHFDCAGCLECGTCRILCGKTILKKWEYPQGTMGVEYRFG, from the coding sequence ATGAGCACCGTCAATGTCGATGTGAAACTGGGCGTCAACAAGTTCTTCGTTGACGAAGGCAATCCCCATATCGAACTGGTGGAGAATCCCGACCTCGCCGAATTCGCCAAGCTTGAGAAGGCCTGCCCCGCTGGCCTGTACAAGCGTGACGAGGCTGGCAACATCCACTTCGACTGTGCCGGCTGCCTTGAGTGCGGCACCTGCCGCATCCTGTGCGGCAAGACCATCCTGAAGAAGTGGGAGTACCCGCAGGGCACCATGGGCGTCGAGTACCGCTTCGGTTAA
- a CDS encoding YhdT family protein, whose product MNRKSRDWRHAQANREALFALGIYGLYFVWWYVCAYGMGDTDPEQYTYLLGLPAWFFYSCILGYPLVTILLWIVVRLFFRAMPLDDEPGESPEDEVTATDGEDRA is encoded by the coding sequence ATGAATAGAAAGTCGCGGGATTGGCGCCACGCGCAGGCCAACCGGGAGGCGCTTTTCGCTCTCGGCATATATGGCCTGTACTTCGTGTGGTGGTACGTCTGCGCCTATGGCATGGGCGACACCGATCCCGAACAGTACACCTACCTGCTGGGGCTGCCCGCGTGGTTCTTCTACAGCTGCATTCTCGGCTATCCGCTTGTCACGATCCTGCTGTGGATCGTGGTCCGTCTCTTCTTCCGCGCCATGCCGCTGGACGACGAGCCCGGCGAGAGCCCCGAAGACGAAGTTACCGCCACTGACGGGGAGGACCGCGCATGA
- the panF gene encoding sodium/pantothenate symporter, whose protein sequence is MNEHVLTLIPVVVYLALSFAVAFWARNKADSDSSQGFIEDYFIGGRSMGGFVLAMTIIASYTSASSFVGGPGVAYRLGLSWVLLAMIQVPTTFLTIGVLGKRFAMISRRTRSVTLTDFLRARFESDAVVILCSVALLVFFMAAMLAQFIGGARLFQAVTGYPYIVGLVLFGFSVVLYTAVGGFRAVVVTDAIQGIVMVIAVVVVLVAVVNAGGGMEKCIATLKSIDPGLITPTGPKNAVPQPFILSFWVLVGLGILGLPQTTQKCMAYRDSRAMHDAMVVGTLIIGFMILCAHLAGALGRAVIPDLPAGDLAMPTLIVDLLSPFWAGVFIAGPLAAIMSTVDSMLLLVSAAIIKDLYIHYRLGGDASQMTPVSLKKMSLISTGVIGLLVFVAAIEPPDLLVWINLFAFGGLEAVFLWPIILGLYWKRANAAGAVASIVAGVGTFVALTLIKPNMGGVHAIVPTTLVALAAFVVGVYAGNPPEPRVTRLFWGE, encoded by the coding sequence ATGAACGAGCATGTTCTGACCCTCATCCCCGTCGTTGTGTATCTGGCGCTGTCCTTCGCGGTCGCCTTCTGGGCGCGTAACAAGGCGGATAGCGACTCCTCGCAGGGCTTCATCGAGGACTATTTCATCGGCGGCCGCTCCATGGGCGGCTTCGTGCTGGCTATGACCATCATCGCCAGCTACACCAGCGCCAGCAGCTTCGTGGGCGGTCCGGGCGTGGCCTATCGCCTCGGCTTGAGCTGGGTGCTGCTCGCCATGATTCAGGTGCCCACCACATTTCTCACGATCGGCGTGCTCGGCAAGCGCTTCGCCATGATTTCGCGCCGCACGCGCTCCGTGACGCTCACGGACTTTCTGCGCGCCCGCTTCGAGAGCGACGCCGTGGTCATCCTGTGCTCCGTGGCGCTGCTCGTGTTCTTCATGGCGGCCATGCTGGCGCAGTTCATCGGTGGGGCGCGGCTGTTCCAGGCGGTGACCGGCTATCCCTACATCGTCGGGCTGGTGCTCTTCGGCTTTTCCGTGGTGCTTTACACGGCTGTGGGCGGTTTCCGCGCCGTGGTCGTGACGGACGCCATTCAGGGCATCGTCATGGTCATTGCGGTGGTCGTGGTGCTGGTGGCCGTGGTCAATGCCGGTGGCGGCATGGAGAAGTGCATCGCCACGCTCAAGAGCATCGACCCAGGACTCATCACCCCCACAGGGCCGAAGAACGCCGTTCCGCAGCCGTTCATCCTGTCCTTCTGGGTGCTGGTGGGCCTTGGCATTCTTGGCCTGCCCCAGACCACGCAGAAGTGCATGGCCTACCGCGATTCCCGCGCTATGCATGATGCCATGGTCGTCGGCACGCTCATCATCGGCTTCATGATCCTGTGTGCCCATCTCGCCGGAGCGCTGGGGCGGGCCGTCATCCCCGATCTTCCGGCGGGCGACCTCGCCATGCCGACGCTCATCGTGGACCTGCTGTCGCCGTTTTGGGCGGGCGTGTTCATCGCGGGACCGCTGGCGGCCATCATGTCCACCGTGGACTCCATGCTGCTGCTCGTGTCCGCGGCGATCATCAAGGACCTCTATATCCACTATCGGCTCGGCGGCGACGCGTCGCAGATGACGCCTGTAAGCCTCAAGAAGATGAGCCTCATTTCCACGGGCGTCATCGGCCTTCTGGTCTTCGTCGCGGCCATCGAGCCGCCGGACCTGCTGGTGTGGATCAACCTCTTCGCCTTCGGCGGGCTGGAGGCGGTCTTCCTGTGGCCCATCATCCTCGGCCTGTACTGGAAGCGCGCCAACGCCGCAGGAGCCGTGGCGTCCATCGTGGCGGGCGTGGGCACCTTCGTGGCGCTCACTCTCATCAAGCCCAACATGGGCGGCGTCCACGCCATCGTCCCGACAACGCTCGTCGCACTGGCGGCCTTCGTGGTCGGCGTCTACGCCGGAAATCCACCCGAACCACGCGTGACCCGGCTCTTCTGGGGAGAGTAG
- a CDS encoding Fic family protein, with the protein MQELNRLHTFREGNGRTVKFSPCWRRTPDSTSA; encoded by the coding sequence ATGCAGGAACTGAACAGGCTCCATACCTTCCGCGAGGGCAATGGACGCACCGTCAAGTTCTCTCCCTGCTGGCGCAGAACGCCGGATTCGACATCAGCGTGA